The Parus major isolate Abel chromosome 5, Parus_major1.1, whole genome shotgun sequence genome contains a region encoding:
- the KCNK13 gene encoding potassium channel subfamily K member 13 isoform X2, translating into MGFHRRFLLRGHRRFYYRKTRVEELHILFPTSSKASAVARHVGGFGMTTPATVGGKIFLIFYGLIGCAGTILFFNLFLERLITVIAYVMKSCHERQLRRKGVLPHNSRRGSGTSEVDSLAGWKPSVYYVMLILCVASLIISCCASAMYTPIEGWSYFDSLYFCFVAFSTIGFGDLVSSQNVRYDSQGLYRFGNFVFILMGVCCIYSLFNVISIVIKQSINWILKKLACKCCHRCQRRLFRSRRNVVMPGNVRSRRNISIETDAVNESDTDGRRLSGEMISMKDFLASNKVSLAIMQKQLSETANGYPRQMSSNSKQNGFSGGVGALAIMNNRLAETSVDR; encoded by the exons AAAGACAAGAGTGGAAGAACTGCACATCCTCTTCCCCACAAGCTCCAAGGCCTCAGCTGTGGCAAGACATGTAGGAG gGTTTGGTATGACCACCCCAGCCACCGTTGGAGGCAaaatttttctgatattttacGGCCTTATAGGATGTGCAGGGACCATTTTGTTCTTTAACCTGTTCCTGGAGCGCTTGATCACTGTCATAGCTTACGTCATGAAGTCCTGCCACGAAAGACAGCTGAGGAGGAAAGGGGTTCTCCCTCACAACAGCCGGCGGGGCTCAGGGACCTCTGAGGTGGACAGCCTGGCGGGCTGGAAGCCCTCTGTGTACTATGTTATGCTGATTTTATGTGTAGCATCCCTCATAatttcctgctgtgcctctgcaaTGTACACACCGATTGAAGGGTGGAGTTACTTTGACTCACTTTACTTCTGCTTTGTGGCCTTCAGCACCATTGGTTTTGGTGATCTGGTCAGTAGCCAGAACGTCAGGTATGACAGCCAAGGCCTTTACCGCTTTGGCAACTTTGTCTTCATACTCATGGGGGTGTGCTGCATCTATTCCTTATTTAATGTGATCTCTATTGTCATCAAGCAGTCCATAAACTGGATATTAAAGAAGTTGGCCTGCAAGTGCTGCCACAGATGCCAAAGAAGATTATTTCGTTCACGGAGGAATGTGGTAATGCCAGGAAATGTGCGCAGCCGGAGAAACATCTCCATTGAGACTGATGCTGTCAATGAGAGTGACACAGACGGACGCCGTCTGTCAGGAGAGATGATCTCCATGAAAGACTTTCTGGCCTCCAATAAAGTCTCACTGGCCATCATGCAGAAACAGCTGTCAGAAACTGCTAATGGGTATCCAAGGCAAATGAGCTCTAATTCGAAGCAAAATGGATTCTCCGGTGGAGTTGGAGCCCTAGCAATTATGAATAACAGACTGGCAGAGACAAGTGTGGATAGATAA